The region TCACAGATGTTGCAACAACAGGCAATTATGAAGAAAACTACCTGCTTCAGGCAGCAGCTTCAGTTGAAAAACTTTCCGAGCATCCGCTGGCTGAAGCAATCGTTGAAGGAGCAAAATCCAGAAAACTCCAGCTAAAAAACATATCCGGTTTTGAATCATTTTCTGGAAAAGGAGTTGCAGGAGAATGGGATGATCATTCAGTGATTATAGGCACCAAACGCTTGATGGAAGAAAAAGCAATCTATCCGGGTGATGTAGCCAACTATTCGAATAGGTTTGAAGATGAAGGGAAAACAGCAATACTGGTCGCCATCGATGGTACAATCGCCGGTGTTCTTGCTGTTGCCGATGTATTGAAGGAGGAGGCACCATCAGTAATAGCCCAACTGCAGGAAATTGGACTTGGAGTTGCCATGATAACCGGCGATAACAGCAAAACTGCACAGGCAATTGCAAGACAGGCAGGAATTGATACGGTCCTTGCAGAAGTATTGCCCGCTGATAAGGCAGCAGAGGTTGAAAAACTGCAAAAGCAGGGCAAAAGGGTAGCAATGGTAGGGGACGGGATCAACGATGCACCGGCCCTTTCTCAGGCAGATGTGGGAATTGCCATGGGTGCAGGAGTGGATGTCGCCATCGAGTCTGCGGATATTGTCCTCATCAAGAATGACGTGAAGGATATTTTAAAGGCCCTGAATTTGAGTAAACTTACGATGAAAAAAATCAAACAAAACCTTTTCTGGGCTTTTGGTTACAATACACTTGGCATACCCATTGCAGCAGGTGTGCTCTTCCCGGTATTTGGGCAAACACTAATTACACCGGCAATGGCAGCAGCATTTATGGCTATGAGTTCGGTCTCTGTGATGACAAATTCCCTGCTGATGAAAAGGAAAAGGATTGAGTAATTATGGATAAGAAAAATGAGAATAAGACCAGGATCCTGGCTCTTGCAAGCTCTATGATTACAACAGCCCTTTTTGCGGGAGTTGCCATCTTTGTCAATAATGAAAATCCGGGCAAATTTACAGATGTTGATATTGTCGCAGGCTCGGTTTTTGTATTTCTAATAAGTTTTATCATTTTCCTGCTCATCTGGCCTATACTTTCTGATAGATAATCCAGATTTGTTTTTTTATTTCATTACATTGCAGATATACAATAAACGAGATTGTTGTTACTTGTTAGCATGAATCACGGTCTCACAATTCACAAATATATTTAAAATATTGTTGTTTAAATGATTAAAACTTAAATCATGAATAAATATGATAGTTAAAAGGCAGGGCTTAATATGCAAGAAAAAATAAAAGAAATTTCATCACGTGTCAAAGAGTTGCGTGGTTTATCCGGTATAAGTACAGAGGAAATAGCCTCCAACCTTGATATCTCACTAGAAGAATATAATAAATACGAATCGGGAGAACTTGACATCCCTGCAAGTATCCTTTTTGAGATTGCACAACTGCTCAAAGTTGATATGACGGTGCTGCTTACCGGTGAAGATCCAAGGATGCATATTTTCACCATTACCCGTAAAGATGAAGGAGTAAGTGTGGAAAGAAGAAAACAGTACCAATACGAAGGACTGGCTCCAAATTTCATTCACAAAAAGGCAGAACCATTTGTAGTTACCGTTGAACCCCAATCCAATCAGGATTCCACCCCCAATTCCCATCCCGGACAGGAATTTGATTATGTACTTGAAGGGTCCCTGAAAGTTACCATCCATAACAATGAGATAATTCTCAACGAAGGTGACTCAATATACTTCGATTCAAATTACAACCATTCAATGCAGGCGGTCGGAGACAAAACTGCAAAATTCCTTGCAATAATCTTCTAAATTCCAAAAATAAACAAAACGGGTGCAAGAATGACCTCACTTATAGATAATTTTTTGGCAAAAACAGATTTTGAATCATACGATGATTTCCACGCTAATTTTAAGATCAACATCCCTGAGAATTTTAATTTTGTATATGATGTTGTTGATGTGTATGCCAAGGAGCAGCCTGAAAAAAAGGCTCTTGTCTGGTGTAACGATAACGGTGAAGAAAAGATATTCACTTTTGCTGATCTGAAATATTACAGTGAAAAATCTGCCAGCCTTTTCAGTAAATATGGAATAAAAAAGGGTGATGTGGTAAAACTTACCTTAAAGGGAAGATATGAATTCTGGGTATGTATACTGGGATTGCACAGAATTGGTGCCATCGCTCTTCCCGGCACGCATATGCTAACAACCAGGGATCTCAAATACCGCATTGAAAGAGCAGACATACAAATGGTCGTCAGTAATGCTGATGAAGGGCTTTTAGATCACATAGATGAGGCACACAAGGATTTCAAAGATGTGCTCAAGCACAAATTTGTAATTAACCACAATCGTCCCGGCTGGATTAATTTTACAGAAGAACTGGAAAAATCACCCGCCGAATTTGTACGTCCAAAAGGAGAGGAAGCAACACAGAACAATGACATATCCCTGATGTATTTCTCATCCGGCACAACCGGCTTCCCGAAAATGGTACAACATGATTTTACATATCCCCTTGCCCATATACTCACAGCCGGCTACTGGCAGAATGTAATGGACAATGGTCTGCATCTCACAGTAGCAGATTCGGGCTGGGCAAAATGTGCCTGGGGAAAAATCTACGGCCAGTGGATTTGCGGCTCAGCTGTCTTTGCTTATGATTATGAGAGATTCGATGCCAGGAATATGCTGGAAAAAGCCAGCCATTATGGTGTGACCACATTCTGTGCACCACCTACAGTATATCGCTTCCTGATAAAGGAAGACATGAGCCAGTACGATTTTAGCAGTCTCAATTACTGTGTGGTTGCAGGAGAGCCTTTGAATCCCGAGGTGTATGAAAAATTCCTGAAATATACCGATCTCAAACTAATGGAAGGATTCGGCCAGACAGAAACAGTTGTAGCCATTGCAACATATCCATGGATGGAACCAAAACCCGGGTCAATGGGAAAGCCCTCACCAATCTATAATATACAGTTGATGCGTCCTGACGGAAAACTTGCCGATGTTGGAGAAGAAGGAGAAATTGTAATCGATACATCACAGGGCAGACCCATAGGTCTGTTTGCAGGCTATCGTGCAGATCCTGAAAAGACAGAGGCAGCCTGGCATGACGGTTATTACCATACCGGTGACATGGCATGGAAAGATGAAGACGGATATATGTGGTTTGTAGGACGAGCAGATGATATCATCAAGAGCTCTGGTTACAAAATAGGGCCATTTGAAGTTGAAAGTGCACTTATGCAGCATCCTGCGGTCCTGGAATGTGCAATCACTGCATCCCCTCATCCTGTACGTGGGTAGGTTGTAAAAGCCACCATTGTACTTACCAAAGACTATGAAGCAAGTGAGCAGCTCAAGAAAGAGTTGCAGGATCATGTAAAGAAGGTTACCGCACCCTACAAGTATCCGAGAATTGTGGAATTTGTACCCGAACTTCCCAAGACCATAAGTGGCAAGATTCGCAGGGTAGAAATCAGACAACATGACGACGAAAAGGGAGACAATTGATTTATATTTCTTTTTCCTTTTCTACTTTTCAGATCATTAGAAGGCATCAAGAGTTGATTTTATGAAGGAAGAAAAAGCAGAACCATATCCTCTAATCAATATTATTGAATGCAAAGGCTGTGCCAGATGCATTACTGCCTGTCCAAAAAACGTGCTGGAAATGAGTGATGAACTCAACAGAAGAGGT is a window of Methanohalophilus mahii DSM 5219 DNA encoding:
- a CDS encoding 4Fe-4S dicluster domain-containing protein, translated to MKEEKAEPYPLINIIECKGCARCITACPKNVLEMSDELNRRGYHYAQYKGQGCTGCANCYYTCPEPLAIEIHIPVKKRC
- a CDS encoding helix-turn-helix domain-containing protein; its protein translation is MQEKIKEISSRVKELRGLSGISTEEIASNLDISLEEYNKYESGELDIPASILFEIAQLLKVDMTVLLTGEDPRMHIFTITRKDEGVSVERRKQYQYEGLAPNFIHKKAEPFVVTVEPQSNQDSTPNSHPGQEFDYVLEGSLKVTIHNNEIILNEGDSIYFDSNYNHSMQAVGDKTAKFLAIIF